Part of the Oceanispirochaeta sp. genome, CCGGACCTGCAAATTTCCATCTTCCGGAAAAGGATCTTTATAGATGATCAAATCTCCCCCGAACTCGATCCTGGGAGACGCCTCAATATGACGGCTTCTCAATGCATCGACGAGCTCTCCCGACTGTTCCACGGGACGGTCCAGAGGCATGTAACTTCTATCTTCCCAGTACTCAGGATGGAAGAAGGCGGCAGACCCTGTTTCATACCAGATAAGATTCCTCTCCGAATCCTGACCGATCCCTTTGAGTACCGAGTCCATTAGGATAAAGGCGGTGATACCAATGGCAATGGCCGAAGCGGTAATCAGGGTTCGACGTCCGTATCGAAACAGATTTTTCACTGCCATCTGCGGTAAAAAGGTCATCACGGCCTCCTTACGTCAGAGCTGATCTCTCCATCATGAATATTAACAAGGCGTCCCGCATATTCCATAACCATTTTGTCATGGGTTGAAAATATAAAAGTAGTCCCAAGCTTTTCATTCATGACATTCATCAGCTTCAGGATCTCTTCTCCCGTATGAGAATCAAGGTTGGCAGTAGGTTCATCCGCCAGGACAATCAGGGGGTTCTTAATAAGAGCCCGGGCCACGGCGACCCGCTGCTGCTGCCCCCCCGAAAGGCGGGAGGGTCTTCTGTTTTCCATCCCGGTCAGGCCCACTTCCTTAAGAAGATTCATGGTTCGTTCTTTGATCTCAGGATCCTTCAATCCCAGAAGCTGCAGGGAGAAG contains:
- a CDS encoding ABC transporter ATP-binding protein, whose protein sequence is MINIQGVKKTYKAGDSEVKALRGVNLVIDKGDFLSIAGPSGSGKTTLLNLIGCIDTVDEGNIIIEDREVTGLSKDEKTSFRREKLGFVFQSYNLIPVLTAYENVAFSLQLLGLKDPEIKERTMNLLKEVGLTGMENRRPSRLSGGQQQRVAVARALIKNPLIVLADEPTANLDSHTGEEILKLMNVMNEKLGTTFIFSTHDKMVMEYAGRLVNIHDGEISSDVRRP